One Alkalidesulfovibrio alkalitolerans DSM 16529 genomic region harbors:
- a CDS encoding PDDEXK nuclease domain-containing protein, with amino-acid sequence MSDKPVSLIQPPEGYADWLVELKGRIHSAQQRATLAVNRELVTLYWQIGRDILTRQAEQGWGAKVIDRLAHDLRTAFPEMKGFSRANLMYMRAFAEAWPDSAIVQQAVGQLPWGHNLVLLARLKQPEQRLAYARAAIEHGWSRNVLNIHIETKLLERTGKAVTNFSERLPAPGSDLARQSLKDPYLFDFLDVGKEADEREIESALVKHITQFLLELGAGFAFVGRQVHLEVGGDDFFIDLLFYHLKLRCYVVIELKADKFKPEHLGQLGFYLTAVDRQLKSEQDSPTIGLLLCKSKNKVVAEYALGDKTQPMGIAEYKLLESLPEPLQTNLPSIEQIERELQGGDA; translated from the coding sequence ATGAGTGATAAACCCGTCTCCCTGATCCAACCACCGGAAGGTTACGCCGACTGGCTTGTGGAACTGAAAGGCCGCATTCACAGCGCCCAGCAACGCGCCACCCTGGCGGTCAACCGCGAACTTGTGACGCTTTACTGGCAGATCGGCCGCGACATTTTGACGCGGCAGGCCGAACAGGGTTGGGGGGCCAAGGTCATCGACCGGCTGGCCCATGACCTGCGCACCGCCTTTCCCGAGATGAAGGGGTTTTCCCGCGCCAACCTGATGTACATGCGTGCCTTTGCCGAAGCCTGGCCCGACTCTGCAATTGTCCAACAGGCTGTTGGACAATTGCCCTGGGGACACAACCTGGTCCTTTTGGCCCGGCTGAAACAACCGGAACAGCGCCTTGCCTACGCCCGGGCCGCCATCGAACATGGCTGGTCGCGCAATGTGTTGAACATCCACATCGAAACCAAGCTTCTTGAACGTACCGGCAAAGCCGTCACCAACTTTAGCGAACGCCTTCCCGCGCCGGGAAGTGATCTGGCACGGCAATCACTTAAAGACCCTTACCTGTTCGATTTTCTGGATGTTGGCAAAGAGGCGGATGAGCGGGAAATTGAATCGGCGCTGGTTAAACACATCACCCAGTTTTTGCTGGAGCTGGGCGCGGGGTTCGCTTTCGTTGGGCGGCAGGTGCATCTGGAGGTCGGTGGCGACGACTTTTTCATCGACCTGCTTTTTTATCACCTCAAACTGCGCTGCTATGTGGTGATCGAACTCAAGGCGGACAAATTCAAACCGGAACACCTGGGGCAACTGGGTTTCTACCTCACCGCTGTGGATCGCCAGCTCAAGAGCGAACAGGACAGCCCTACCATCGGCCTGCTCTTGTGCAAGAGCAAAAACAAGGTGGTGGCGGAATACGCCCTGGGCGACAAAACCCAGCCCATGGGCATCGCCGAATACAAACTGCTGGAGTCGTTGCCCGAGCCGCTGCAGACCAATCTGCCCAGCATCGAACAGATCGAACGCGAATTGCAGGGAGGTGACGCATGA